In Leptospira selangorensis, the following are encoded in one genomic region:
- a CDS encoding metal-dependent hydrolase — protein sequence MSTQTKNRNLKSIDANSPTVRKMNFEGLENLPDHYIANNSFMTHTVNAYHILFPEGERFFIKSVKAFADQVKDPGLSSRVKSFIGQEVQHGKEHEKILEILKGQGRPITLMEKVYKWTAFDFFLPIFEFFFGKKLKLAVTAGLEHYTASMAEISIRNNFHDDAYGEMRSLLLWHACEEIEHKSVAYDVLQTVSKSHFLRIMGFIVASFMFWGYALSLQHWFLLTDKKVGFRKYFQDMKSARKIGRILYPQLFSAALLYFKKDFHPDQTGGYELANAALITI from the coding sequence ATGAGTACCCAAACTAAGAATAGAAATTTAAAATCGATAGATGCGAATTCTCCTACCGTTCGTAAGATGAATTTCGAAGGTCTGGAAAATTTACCGGATCATTATATCGCAAATAATTCGTTCATGACCCATACTGTGAATGCGTATCATATCCTGTTTCCTGAAGGAGAAAGATTTTTTATCAAAAGCGTAAAAGCTTTTGCGGACCAAGTGAAAGATCCCGGTCTTTCCTCCAGAGTGAAATCTTTTATCGGGCAAGAAGTACAACACGGAAAAGAACATGAAAAGATCCTAGAGATCTTAAAAGGCCAAGGAAGACCTATCACTCTTATGGAGAAGGTTTATAAATGGACTGCTTTCGACTTCTTCTTACCTATATTCGAATTTTTCTTCGGTAAAAAACTGAAACTCGCAGTGACTGCAGGTTTAGAACATTATACAGCTAGTATGGCTGAAATTTCGATCCGCAATAATTTTCATGATGATGCATACGGTGAGATGAGAAGTTTACTTCTTTGGCATGCTTGCGAAGAGATAGAACATAAATCCGTTGCGTATGACGTTCTTCAGACAGTTTCTAAAAGTCATTTCCTAAGGATCATGGGATTCATCGTAGCATCCTTCATGTTCTGGGGATACGCTTTAAGCCTGCAACATTGGTTCTTACTCACGGATAAGAAAGTGGGATTTCGTAAATATTTCCAAGACATGAAGTCTGCACGCAAGATCGGAAGGATCTTATATCCTCAACTTTTCAGCGCGGCACTTCTATACTTTAAAAAAGATTTTCATCCGGACCAAACAGGCGGATACGAGCTTGCGAACGCGGCTCTGATAACAATCTAG
- a CDS encoding metal-dependent hydrolase, whose amino-acid sequence MSVKAEKKERNIKPINGDSPSVRKMDFEGLDQLSDYYVAGNSFLTHTVNAYHVIFPEGERFFIKSVKAFADQVKDPALQNSIKGFIGQEVQHGKEHEKALDMLVKQGRPVSKILNFYNKTAYGFFWPVLEFIFGKKLKLAVTAGLEHYTASLGEVTLRFGLHEQAEGEMRNLLLWHACEEIEHKSVAYDVLQTVSKSYILRAFGFIVASIMFWGYAFTLQHMFIFADPKIGFKRYFSDLISARSYARLIVIEVGKLALLYFKPGFHPNQTGGYDLANAALATI is encoded by the coding sequence ATGTCAGTGAAGGCAGAAAAAAAAGAACGGAATATTAAGCCGATCAACGGCGATTCTCCAAGCGTTCGTAAGATGGACTTCGAAGGGTTGGATCAATTATCAGATTATTACGTGGCAGGGAATTCTTTCCTGACCCATACGGTAAATGCATACCACGTGATCTTTCCGGAAGGAGAAAGATTTTTTATTAAGAGCGTAAAAGCTTTCGCAGATCAAGTGAAGGATCCTGCATTACAAAATAGTATTAAAGGTTTTATCGGGCAAGAAGTTCAACATGGAAAAGAGCATGAAAAAGCTCTAGATATGTTGGTAAAACAAGGACGCCCGGTTTCTAAGATCCTGAATTTTTATAATAAGACTGCTTACGGATTCTTCTGGCCTGTTTTAGAATTTATCTTCGGCAAAAAATTGAAACTCGCAGTGACTGCAGGTTTAGAACATTATACTGCCTCCTTGGGAGAAGTTACTTTAAGATTCGGACTTCACGAACAAGCAGAAGGAGAGATGAGAAATCTACTTCTCTGGCATGCATGTGAAGAAATAGAGCACAAGTCTGTTGCGTATGATGTTCTTCAAACCGTTTCCAAAAGTTATATTTTAAGGGCCTTCGGGTTTATAGTAGCTTCCATTATGTTCTGGGGATATGCATTCACTTTACAGCATATGTTTATCTTTGCAGATCCTAAGATCGGATTCAAAAGATATTTTTCGGACCTTATCTCTGCACGTTCTTACGCTAGATTGATCGTTATAGAAGTCGGAAAATTGGCACTCTTATACTTCAAACCCGGTTTTCATCCGAACCAGACCGGTGGTTATGATCTGGCAAACGCAGCATTAGCAACAATTTAA
- a CDS encoding LIC10707 family hydrolase translates to MNNPLQYSQTRVTFYGDSRVDLMNFVPEGTDPAAYLVPFTNGRYPGFSFYLGTFYGMASLDYYLGINDTSWNVQNFAKSGMTAQGLFDYLDYCLQIPEHIIASNVAFEIGGNDYLHNLPFLIFMPWETENYVSRNMNNIERIITRFYKKRKNVLLIGNYATISYSFFFGVPKDGKFAFESLNFDYVANLALTGVVNQDKFKNFFSTVGDLLANLPNIISPTAFPSGDPLCAGGPPGIAGVYFCWLQTNFKAPTSMASLAMGFQEQRYAEMIARRQPYFINNQLTLEYASPWHLFQSIETPEPYVVNHNLMGDLIHPNSSGMAVWGNLISNKIGALGWKTVPTPPATPVTPPSAPTDDGGEVITNPPAGPDPLTLLLLCYLAGICH, encoded by the coding sequence TTGAATAATCCGCTCCAATATTCTCAAACTAGAGTAACGTTTTACGGGGACAGTAGGGTAGACCTAATGAATTTCGTTCCAGAGGGGACGGATCCTGCTGCTTACTTGGTCCCATTTACGAATGGTCGTTATCCAGGTTTTTCATTTTATCTTGGAACATTCTACGGGATGGCGAGTTTAGACTATTATCTTGGGATCAATGATACTAGTTGGAATGTACAGAATTTTGCGAAGTCAGGTATGACTGCTCAAGGACTATTTGATTATTTAGATTATTGCCTCCAAATTCCGGAACATATTATAGCGTCTAATGTCGCCTTTGAAATTGGAGGAAATGATTATCTACATAATTTGCCTTTTTTGATTTTCATGCCCTGGGAAACCGAAAATTACGTTAGTCGAAATATGAATAATATAGAACGGATCATTACAAGGTTCTATAAAAAACGTAAAAATGTACTATTGATTGGAAATTATGCTACGATTTCTTATTCTTTTTTCTTTGGTGTTCCGAAGGATGGGAAGTTCGCTTTTGAAAGTCTTAATTTTGATTATGTAGCAAATTTGGCGCTGACTGGGGTTGTGAATCAGGATAAATTTAAGAATTTCTTTTCCACTGTAGGGGATTTGTTGGCTAATTTACCTAATATCATATCTCCGACAGCATTCCCTTCAGGAGATCCGCTTTGTGCGGGCGGGCCTCCCGGAATAGCAGGCGTTTATTTTTGCTGGTTACAAACGAATTTTAAAGCTCCTACTTCCATGGCTTCTCTTGCAATGGGATTTCAGGAACAGCGTTATGCTGAGATGATTGCAAGACGACAACCATACTTCATTAACAACCAGTTGACTCTGGAATACGCTTCTCCCTGGCATTTATTTCAAAGTATAGAGACCCCTGAGCCGTATGTAGTGAACCATAATTTAATGGGAGATTTAATTCATCCGAATTCAAGTGGAATGGCGGTTTGGGGAAATTTGATATCCAATAAAATTGGAGCTTTGGGATGGAAGACAGTGCCAACTCCTCCTGCTACGCCGGTAACTCCACCGTCTGCACCTACGGATGACGGAGGAGAAGTTATTACAAATCCACCGGCAGGACCGGATCCTCTCACTCTTCTTCTACTTTGTTATCTAGCTGGGATATGCCATTAA
- a CDS encoding HEAT repeat domain-containing protein yields MSTVRILVLGIILSLTTQISAKEQIYEKLDQLFYDQVEKLQSGNLEERIQAADYLKFVSSKLAVRPLLKALKGNPNVPKSEENSPTLKFTIAQALGAMESDVAGPGMLEEFKKISATVQEGDYPAFSSPEGYNIVIAAGEIIRSVGLLPYTKENQEAIVNALNHPNFYVRASAADGLKNLNRKETLGQLNSAIDKEKNPFAKVAILNAIVYINRIANQKFYDMCAFLKDESPLVRYRASIAVGEVDLKAGEYSLREALLIEHDKMVREQIKKDLASVTGFKMPANLPLFLKD; encoded by the coding sequence ATGTCGACCGTAAGAATCCTAGTCCTCGGAATCATATTATCACTAACTACTCAGATCTCCGCCAAAGAGCAGATCTATGAGAAGTTGGACCAATTGTTTTACGACCAAGTCGAAAAATTGCAGAGTGGAAACCTTGAAGAAAGGATCCAGGCTGCAGATTATCTAAAATTCGTAAGCAGCAAACTGGCGGTTCGCCCTCTTCTTAAGGCCTTGAAGGGAAATCCGAACGTTCCTAAGTCGGAAGAAAATTCCCCCACCTTAAAATTCACCATCGCCCAAGCATTGGGAGCAATGGAGTCCGATGTTGCCGGACCTGGAATGTTGGAAGAATTTAAAAAAATCTCCGCTACAGTTCAGGAAGGCGATTATCCTGCATTCAGCTCTCCTGAAGGTTATAATATAGTGATCGCTGCAGGAGAAATAATCCGTAGTGTGGGACTTCTTCCTTATACTAAAGAAAATCAGGAAGCGATCGTAAACGCACTGAACCATCCGAATTTTTATGTAAGAGCTTCCGCAGCGGACGGCTTGAAAAATTTGAATCGTAAGGAAACCCTTGGTCAATTGAACTCTGCGATCGATAAGGAAAAAAATCCTTTTGCGAAGGTTGCGATCCTAAATGCGATCGTATATATCAATCGTATCGCGAACCAGAAGTTCTACGATATGTGTGCTTTCTTAAAAGATGAATCTCCTCTAGTTCGTTATAGAGCATCCATAGCAGTGGGAGAAGTAGATCTGAAAGCAGGAGAATATTCCCTGAGAGAAGCGTTACTCATCGAGCACGATAAAATGGTAAGAGAGCAGATCAAAAAGGACCTGGCAAGTGTAACAGGATTCAAAATGCCTGCGAATCTTCCTCTTTTCTTGAAAGACTGA
- a CDS encoding polyhydroxyalkanoate synthesis regulator DNA-binding domain-containing protein has product MKVLKRYANRRLYDPETSKTITLEDVAEMIIAGEEIKVIDNMSGQDITPKILGQTFLKVSLGQRNEEFSNYMLSALIRETGKDISALFGRLVLGGIGLAYLTKEKMDKILQSMVALGELRLEEVKSYREDLLTHLAQRASENSEQIQEDLKKVGRELEEGGEKELAVEDLSEKIRKIAERVKETESL; this is encoded by the coding sequence ATGAAAGTTCTGAAAAGATACGCAAACAGAAGGTTGTACGATCCCGAAACCAGCAAAACGATTACTCTAGAAGATGTCGCCGAGATGATCATCGCAGGCGAAGAGATCAAAGTGATCGATAATATGAGCGGCCAGGACATCACTCCTAAGATCCTAGGCCAGACCTTTCTTAAAGTAAGTTTGGGTCAAAGAAACGAAGAATTCTCTAATTATATGCTTTCTGCCCTGATCCGAGAAACGGGCAAAGATATCAGCGCATTATTCGGCCGTTTGGTCCTGGGAGGTATAGGTCTCGCCTATCTAACCAAGGAAAAAATGGACAAGATCCTACAGAGTATGGTGGCTTTGGGAGAACTTCGACTAGAAGAAGTAAAAAGTTACCGTGAGGACCTGCTCACCCATTTGGCACAAAGAGCCAGCGAAAACAGCGAACAGATCCAGGAAGACCTTAAAAAAGTGGGTCGAGAATTGGAAGAAGGTGGCGAAAAGGAATTGGCTGTCGAGGATCTATCTGAGAAAATTCGCAAGATTGCGGAAAGAGTCAAGGAAACCGAGTCCCTTTGA
- a CDS encoding DsbA family oxidoreductase produces the protein METSISIYSDVVCPWCYIGKKRLEKAIESWEGSHPGDKIVVEWKPFQLNPDLPEQGEDREAHMVKKFGSLDRVKMMTQRVSDIAKEDGLEFDNILQGHQPNTFLLHALIRKARNYGKEGELAEVFFQKFFSEGKNLSDDSIIQESLTQVGVPISELEEVRKDPSLLIQIETEENEGKMLGVTGVPFYIFNEKYAVSGAQPVDLFLQVFDKLQSEAGA, from the coding sequence TTGGAAACTAGTATCTCAATTTATTCGGACGTAGTTTGTCCTTGGTGTTATATAGGTAAAAAAAGATTAGAGAAAGCGATCGAGTCTTGGGAAGGAAGTCACCCAGGAGACAAGATCGTCGTCGAGTGGAAACCATTCCAATTAAATCCAGATCTTCCCGAACAAGGAGAAGATAGAGAAGCTCATATGGTCAAAAAATTCGGTTCTTTGGATCGGGTTAAAATGATGACCCAAAGAGTTTCCGATATCGCGAAAGAAGATGGATTAGAGTTTGATAATATTCTTCAGGGCCATCAACCGAATACTTTTCTTCTTCATGCTCTCATTCGTAAGGCCAGAAATTACGGAAAAGAAGGTGAACTTGCGGAAGTATTCTTCCAAAAGTTTTTTTCAGAAGGCAAAAATCTTTCCGATGATTCAATTATCCAAGAAAGCCTAACTCAAGTTGGAGTTCCAATATCGGAACTGGAAGAAGTTCGCAAAGATCCATCTCTTCTCATCCAAATAGAAACAGAAGAAAATGAAGGTAAAATGTTGGGAGTAACCGGAGTACCTTTTTATATTTTTAATGAGAAGTATGCGGTTTCAGGTGCACAACCAGTAGATCTGTTCTTGCAGGTTTTTGATAAATTACAATCGGAAGCTGGGGCCTAA
- a CDS encoding redoxin family protein: protein MNKRVKSGFQYGGALALLLSATFFLAWFRALDTEPVVSLDGKEFRTPIGEKANIKGKTTVVYFWATWCGVCNTNLPLVKWYASTLKDENHYAFISVEEGENSSALKDYLEKQAVDFPVIVGNPMLLRDWGIRGYPSFYILDGEGKVRFAESGIMSPLGMFLRLIWARIFWS from the coding sequence ATGAACAAAAGAGTAAAGTCAGGATTTCAGTACGGAGGAGCATTGGCCCTTCTACTTTCCGCGACTTTTTTTCTAGCCTGGTTTAGAGCCTTAGATACGGAACCTGTAGTGAGTTTGGATGGAAAAGAATTCAGAACTCCTATAGGCGAAAAGGCGAATATAAAAGGTAAGACCACGGTAGTATATTTTTGGGCGACCTGGTGTGGAGTTTGTAATACGAATCTTCCTCTGGTCAAATGGTATGCATCCACACTGAAAGACGAAAATCATTATGCATTCATCAGTGTAGAAGAAGGAGAAAATTCCTCCGCTCTCAAGGACTATCTCGAAAAACAAGCTGTTGATTTTCCTGTGATTGTAGGAAATCCGATGTTACTCAGAGATTGGGGAATCAGAGGTTATCCTAGTTTTTATATTTTGGATGGAGAAGGAAAGGTTAGATTCGCCGAATCCGGAATTATGAGCCCTTTGGGCATGTTCCTAAGGCTGATCTGGGCAAGAATTTTCTGGTCCTGA
- a CDS encoding decaprenyl-phosphate phosphoribosyltransferase, with the protein MLFSYIKLLRPHQWIKNIILFAGIIFGKKLGDLESVERAIYAFFLFSLTASCQYVLNDFLDRKEDALHPEKKHRPLASGAISPTIALLLTAILLSVTLLFSFKLQADFFYWVAGYLIFNIVYSRFLKHMVILDVMSISFGFVVRAIAGSIVVGVSFSSWLLLCTFMLALYWGFGKRRGELIILEEGAKGHRKILEEYSVNFLDLMMGIVATMTLVTYVMYVTSTHTIENLGTDKMVYTIPIVVYAIFRSLYIIYIKNMGHNPTKAILTDWGVLVAGFLWLLLVVWIMYSGSGQSLPFQL; encoded by the coding sequence ATGTTATTTTCCTATATAAAACTTTTAAGACCCCACCAATGGATTAAAAATATCATCCTATTTGCTGGGATCATATTCGGTAAAAAATTAGGAGATCTGGAATCGGTCGAAAGAGCGATTTACGCGTTTTTTCTATTTTCACTCACTGCAAGTTGCCAATATGTTCTAAATGATTTTCTGGATCGAAAGGAAGACGCACTTCATCCTGAAAAAAAGCACAGGCCTTTAGCTTCCGGAGCGATCTCTCCTACTATAGCACTCCTGCTGACAGCAATTTTACTTTCCGTAACCCTGTTGTTTTCCTTCAAACTACAGGCTGATTTTTTCTACTGGGTTGCGGGTTATCTGATCTTCAATATAGTTTATAGCCGCTTCTTAAAACATATGGTCATCCTAGATGTGATGAGTATTTCTTTTGGATTCGTAGTGAGAGCGATCGCAGGTTCCATCGTGGTTGGAGTAAGTTTCTCTTCTTGGCTTCTTCTCTGCACATTCATGTTGGCTCTTTATTGGGGTTTCGGAAAAAGAAGAGGAGAGCTTATCATCTTGGAAGAAGGAGCCAAGGGTCACAGAAAGATCTTGGAAGAATACTCCGTCAACTTCTTGGACTTGATGATGGGGATTGTTGCCACCATGACCTTGGTTACCTATGTTATGTATGTAACTAGCACTCATACCATCGAGAACTTAGGCACAGATAAAATGGTTTATACGATCCCGATCGTAGTCTATGCGATCTTTAGATCTTTGTATATTATCTATATCAAGAACATGGGCCATAATCCTACTAAGGCGATTCTGACCGACTGGGGTGTCCTTGTGGCGGGATTTCTTTGGCTTTTACTTGTAGTTTGGATAATGTATTCAGGTTCCGGACAAAGTCTTCCTTTTCAGTTATAG
- a CDS encoding TrkH family potassium uptake protein has protein sequence MSPYKFLKRNVNRIARAFLLLSVARILCLAFAGAILVGSFMVYASEEGRISYADSFYLAASSICVTGLTTVTISELAFSTQVIIMFLFQIGGLGIITFTVLVGILVVRGLSRSTRIAAFVFEAIDSHESADGKSKNAPYVRRILLSILNISVSIELLGAFLLYWAMPEDLSGLPGDPNRVFLSLFTSVSAFNNAGFSIVDDLSFLSKEPLSLLVVESLVVMGGIGFPVILFFEKTLLEAFRNIMHRVEVVMETYLMSRALEEGKEPSWIYLILIRMSFWAEERLALYRKALKGEANRIQMKLLLYGTIILVHVGGIGVLLSEWDNPETIGKLDFVDKLFNSFFLSVSSRTAGFNTFDLSEMRSPTYVLLCSLMFVGGGPQGAAGGIKITTFVILLMYLRNVISPQARVTIMGEEVSKNSIAISTRIYFLATISIVFFMLVITIANGHRHGIEEIFFEVMSAFGTVGLTKGLTPYITGVEKFLYPCIMYVGRVGVFTLLIAFTGHSGLGTLGAQDDGVKIQVG, from the coding sequence ATGAGCCCATACAAGTTCCTAAAACGAAACGTAAACCGAATCGCCAGGGCATTTTTGCTATTATCAGTAGCAAGGATACTTTGCCTAGCGTTCGCGGGAGCGATCTTAGTCGGGTCTTTTATGGTGTATGCTTCCGAAGAAGGTAGGATCTCCTACGCGGACTCCTTTTATCTTGCTGCTTCCTCCATCTGTGTAACAGGATTGACCACTGTTACAATCAGTGAGTTAGCGTTCTCCACCCAAGTAATCATCATGTTCTTATTTCAAATAGGTGGATTGGGGATCATCACATTCACGGTTCTTGTAGGGATCTTGGTGGTTCGAGGGCTTTCCAGAAGCACCCGGATCGCAGCATTCGTATTCGAGGCAATCGACTCCCATGAATCTGCAGACGGAAAGAGTAAGAATGCCCCGTACGTCCGAAGGATATTATTATCTATTTTGAATATATCCGTTTCGATAGAATTATTGGGTGCATTCTTATTGTATTGGGCAATGCCGGAAGATCTGAGCGGCTTGCCCGGAGATCCGAATCGAGTCTTTTTAAGTTTATTCACTTCCGTTTCCGCATTCAATAACGCGGGGTTTTCCATAGTAGACGATCTTTCATTCTTATCCAAAGAGCCACTTTCTCTTTTAGTGGTGGAAAGTTTAGTGGTGATGGGAGGTATCGGTTTCCCGGTTATCTTATTCTTTGAAAAAACATTACTCGAAGCATTTAGGAATATAATGCATAGGGTAGAAGTTGTCATGGAAACTTATTTAATGTCTAGAGCATTAGAAGAAGGTAAAGAACCTTCTTGGATCTACCTCATTCTGATCCGTATGTCTTTCTGGGCAGAGGAAAGACTTGCTCTTTATAGGAAGGCGTTAAAGGGAGAAGCTAATAGGATCCAGATGAAACTTCTACTTTATGGAACAATAATATTGGTCCATGTGGGAGGAATAGGGGTATTATTGTCGGAATGGGATAATCCCGAAACCATAGGGAAGCTGGATTTCGTAGATAAATTATTCAACTCCTTCTTCCTTTCCGTATCTTCTAGAACTGCCGGATTTAATACATTCGATCTTTCCGAAATGAGAAGCCCGACCTATGTTCTTCTTTGTTCATTGATGTTTGTGGGAGGTGGTCCTCAAGGTGCCGCGGGCGGTATCAAGATCACAACCTTTGTGATCTTATTGATGTATCTACGAAATGTGATCAGCCCTCAAGCAAGAGTAACCATCATGGGAGAAGAAGTTTCTAAAAATTCGATCGCGATCTCTACTCGGATCTATTTTTTAGCAACGATATCTATCGTATTTTTTATGTTAGTGATCACGATCGCAAACGGACATAGACATGGAATAGAAGAAATATTTTTCGAAGTCATGTCCGCATTCGGTACTGTGGGATTAACGAAAGGATTAACTCCTTATATCACTGGAGTAGAAAAGTTTTTATATCCTTGTATCATGTATGTGGGAAGAGTAGGGGTATTCACACTTCTGATCGCATTTACCGGTCACTCCGGATTAGGGACTTTGGGAGCCCAAGACGACGGAGTCAAGATCCAAGTAGGATAA
- the fusA gene encoding elongation factor G, translating to MSTAVADFKPTEKLLKTRNIGISAHIDSGKTTLTERILFYTNRIHAIHEVRGKDGVGAKMDSMELERERGITIQSAATYCQWKDYTINIIDTPGHVDFTVEVERSLRVLDSAILVLCGVSGVQSQSITVDRQMRRYNVPRVAFINKLDRTGANPFRVIDQLREKLKHNAVPVQIPIGLEGDLVGIVDLVTMKAVYFEGKDGMEITEKEIPAELQELANKKREELLDAASMFSDELTEAMLEGEPTVEQIKTAIRNGAISLKLTPVFMGSAFKNKGVQKLLDGVLDYLASPVDVVNSALDVKNESEKVVLPSDKDKPLVCLAFKLEDGRYGQLTYVRVYQGKIQKGMTIYNMSNNKKHNVGRLCRMHSDEMEDIDYAEAGDIIALFGIDCASGDTFTDGKMNVSMESMFVPAPVISLTIEAKESKHLNNLAKALNRFTKEDPTFQTHVDQESGQTIIKGMGELHLEVYIERMRREYGVELITGAPQVAYRETITARADFDYTHKKQTGGQGQFGRVAGFIEPIPLEEDKNYEFVNSVVGGAIPREFISSVDKGFKSCLDRGSMIGFPIIGVKLTINDGSYHDVDSSDMAFQIAGRYAFRQGFSKANPQILEPIMRVEVDGPAEFQGPILASLNQRRGMILNTTEQDGYCKVEAEVPLSDMFGYSTVIRSSTQGKAEFSMEFSRYAPVPRNVAEELMKKYKPNSKDED from the coding sequence ATGAGCACTGCAGTTGCGGACTTCAAACCTACCGAAAAACTCCTAAAAACTAGGAACATCGGAATTTCCGCCCATATCGATTCAGGGAAAACCACCCTGACCGAGAGGATTCTATTCTATACTAACCGTATCCATGCGATCCACGAAGTTCGTGGTAAAGATGGAGTCGGTGCTAAAATGGACAGTATGGAATTGGAGCGCGAGAGAGGGATCACCATCCAATCCGCAGCTACCTACTGCCAGTGGAAAGACTATACTATTAATATCATTGATACTCCGGGCCACGTGGACTTTACCGTTGAGGTAGAGCGTTCACTAAGGGTTCTGGATTCCGCTATCTTAGTTCTTTGCGGAGTTTCAGGGGTTCAATCTCAGTCCATCACTGTGGACAGACAGATGCGCCGTTATAACGTTCCTCGTGTAGCTTTTATTAATAAGCTAGACCGTACTGGAGCGAACCCTTTCCGCGTGATCGACCAATTACGTGAGAAATTAAAACATAACGCTGTTCCAGTTCAAATTCCAATCGGTCTCGAAGGGGACTTAGTAGGTATCGTAGACTTAGTTACTATGAAAGCCGTTTATTTCGAAGGAAAAGACGGAATGGAAATCACTGAAAAAGAAATTCCTGCTGAATTACAAGAGCTTGCTAACAAGAAGAGAGAAGAACTCTTAGATGCAGCTTCTATGTTCTCGGACGAATTGACTGAAGCTATGCTGGAAGGCGAACCTACAGTAGAGCAGATCAAAACTGCGATCCGCAATGGAGCGATTTCTTTAAAATTGACCCCGGTTTTTATGGGTTCTGCTTTCAAGAACAAAGGAGTTCAAAAACTTCTGGATGGAGTTTTGGATTACCTAGCTTCTCCTGTGGATGTTGTTAACTCCGCTTTGGACGTTAAAAACGAATCCGAAAAAGTAGTATTACCTTCTGATAAAGACAAACCACTCGTTTGCCTCGCGTTCAAACTTGAGGACGGACGTTACGGTCAGTTGACCTATGTTCGTGTCTACCAAGGAAAGATCCAAAAAGGTATGACCATCTATAACATGTCGAACAACAAGAAACATAACGTTGGTCGTCTATGTCGTATGCACTCGGATGAGATGGAAGATATCGACTATGCAGAAGCTGGTGATATCATCGCATTATTCGGTATCGATTGTGCTTCCGGGGATACTTTTACCGACGGAAAAATGAACGTTTCCATGGAATCCATGTTCGTTCCTGCTCCGGTAATCTCTCTTACAATCGAAGCTAAAGAATCTAAACACTTGAACAACCTTGCAAAAGCTCTTAACCGCTTTACCAAGGAAGATCCTACGTTCCAAACTCACGTAGACCAAGAATCCGGACAAACCATCATCAAAGGGATGGGAGAACTTCACCTCGAAGTTTATATCGAAAGGATGAGAAGGGAATACGGAGTGGAGCTGATCACTGGTGCTCCTCAGGTTGCGTATCGTGAAACTATCACTGCTCGCGCGGACTTCGACTATACCCACAAAAAACAAACGGGTGGTCAAGGTCAGTTCGGTCGTGTTGCTGGATTCATCGAGCCTATCCCATTGGAAGAAGATAAGAATTACGAATTCGTAAACAGTGTAGTGGGAGGAGCAATCCCTCGCGAATTTATCTCTTCCGTAGATAAAGGATTCAAGAGCTGTTTGGATCGTGGAAGTATGATCGGATTCCCTATCATCGGGGTAAAACTGACCATCAACGACGGTTCTTACCACGATGTGGACTCTTCCGATATGGCATTCCAGATCGCAGGACGTTATGCATTCCGCCAAGGTTTCAGCAAAGCGAATCCTCAGATCCTTGAGCCTATCATGAGAGTAGAAGTTGACGGTCCTGCGGAATTCCAAGGTCCAATCCTTGCTTCCCTGAACCAAAGACGAGGAATGATCCTAAACACCACCGAACAAGACGGATATTGTAAAGTGGAAGCAGAAGTTCCTCTTTCCGACATGTTCGGATATTCTACCGTGATCCGTTCTTCTACCCAAGGAAAAGCGGAGTTCTCTATGGAATTCTCTCGTTACGCTCCTGTTCCAAGAAACGTAGCAGAAGAATTGATGAAAAAGTACAAACCAAACTCCAAAGACGAAGATTGA